A part of Candidatus Electrothrix aestuarii genomic DNA contains:
- a CDS encoding 23S rRNA (pseudouridine(1915)-N(3))-methyltransferase RlmH: MKILLPFLGKTKERYLDQAIEDYAGRLRRYVPLEMKVLKCKYSKNDADQVIMAREGEQLMTQAASASLTVALDPTGREQTSEEIATTLAAWEDRGVQTVCFLIGGHLGLDAQVRQRADHIWSLSRLTFTHEMTRFILLEQLYRACSIKAGHNYHK; encoded by the coding sequence ATGAAGATTTTGCTTCCCTTTCTAGGGAAAACCAAAGAAAGATACCTGGATCAGGCGATTGAGGATTATGCAGGACGTCTGCGGCGCTATGTCCCGCTTGAGATGAAGGTGCTGAAATGCAAATACAGTAAGAATGATGCTGATCAGGTTATCATGGCACGTGAAGGTGAGCAGCTCATGACCCAAGCGGCCTCGGCCTCCCTCACCGTGGCTCTGGACCCCACAGGTCGTGAGCAGACCTCGGAGGAGATAGCTACCACCCTTGCTGCCTGGGAGGACAGGGGGGTGCAGACCGTCTGCTTTTTGATTGGTGGTCATCTGGGCTTGGATGCACAGGTGCGCCAGCGGGCCGATCATATCTGGTCCCTTTCGCGGCTGACCTTTACCCACGAAATGACTCGTTTTATCCTTCTGGAACAGCTTTACCGGGCCTGTTCAATCAAGGCTGGACATAATTATCATAAATGA
- a CDS encoding tetratricopeptide repeat protein, whose protein sequence is MLRGVDLVNALEWQGKQQPIAAWGERYGGGFQVTMGLLQQSQQEAEAEELRVRKQKHKTIGILLVGLLLVSGLAGFSFIQWRTAHGHLQRAEENRQLAERQKELALRVISRFTYDIPELLERIPGTSQVTRVILEQNLASLERIYELAGKDADSERERSVNLNKVGMLWLTVLGDSKKALAIFQKSLEIRERLAASDPSSVSAQRDLSVSYNNLGNIQQSLGRSDEALGYYTKSLEISERLAASDPSSVSAQRDLSVSYEKMGDLQQSLGRSDEALGYYIKSLEIRERLVESDPSSVSAQRDLSVSYNKSGDVQQDLGRSDEALGYYTKSREIFEQLAASDPTSVSAQRDLSVSYNRLGNIQQSLGRSDEALGYYTKSLEIFKRLVDSDPTSVSAQRDLSVSYNKLGGIKQSLGRSDEALGYYTKSLEIRERLAASDPTSVSAQRDLSFQLWRIGNLKQAAEKYAKALQYAPENLTLLSDDMELAWVQGDAGRCRQRIAALDKLLKPEETDYGIVRFYAWLLNPEGSWQSVLATIKQIGEGKDFDWNFWATIPKVKQLPDRPRQAAEAFIEYFEGKSNLEELRKKLDALPKQAEDSPGNGQK, encoded by the coding sequence TTGTTGCGTGGGGTGGATCTGGTCAATGCCCTGGAGTGGCAAGGGAAACAGCAACCTATTGCGGCCTGGGGTGAACGCTATGGCGGGGGCTTTCAGGTGACGATGGGGCTCTTGCAGCAGAGCCAGCAGGAGGCTGAAGCGGAAGAACTGCGGGTAAGGAAGCAAAAACACAAAACTATAGGAATACTGCTTGTGGGGTTGCTGCTGGTCTCCGGGCTGGCAGGATTCAGTTTTATTCAATGGCGCACAGCACATGGGCATTTACAGCGGGCGGAAGAAAATCGGCAGTTGGCGGAGCGACAGAAAGAGCTGGCTTTGCGGGTGATTAGTCGCTTCACCTATGATATTCCTGAACTGCTGGAAAGGATTCCAGGAACATCGCAGGTGACCAGGGTTATTTTGGAGCAGAACCTTGCTTCTTTGGAGCGGATTTATGAACTGGCCGGAAAGGATGCTGACAGCGAACGTGAGAGATCGGTTAATCTTAATAAGGTTGGAATGCTATGGCTGACTGTACTGGGTGATAGCAAGAAGGCCCTTGCGATATTTCAAAAATCTCTTGAGATTCGTGAACGCCTTGCAGCGTCTGACCCATCGAGTGTATCAGCGCAGCGTGATCTTTCGGTCAGTTATAATAATTTAGGCAATATCCAGCAAAGCCTTGGCAGGAGTGATGAAGCACTCGGCTATTACACAAAGTCTCTTGAGATTAGTGAACGACTGGCAGCGTCCGACCCATCGAGTGTATCAGCGCAGCGTGATCTTTCGGTCAGTTATGAAAAAATGGGAGATCTCCAGCAAAGCCTTGGCAGGAGTGATGAAGCACTCGGCTATTACATAAAGTCTCTGGAGATTCGTGAACGTCTTGTAGAGTCCGACCCGTCGAGTGTATCAGCGCAGCGTGATCTTTCGGTCAGTTATAATAAGTCAGGTGATGTCCAGCAAGACCTGGGCAGGAGTGATGAAGCACTCGGCTATTACACAAAGTCCCGGGAGATTTTTGAACAACTTGCAGCGTCAGACCCAACGAGTGTATCAGCGCAGCGTGATCTTTCGGTCAGTTATAATAGGTTAGGCAATATCCAGCAAAGCCTTGGCAGGAGTGATGAAGCACTCGGCTATTACACAAAGTCTCTTGAGATTTTTAAGCGTCTTGTAGATTCTGACCCAACGAGTGTATCAGCGCAGCGTGATCTTTCGGTCAGTTATAATAAGTTAGGCGGTATCAAGCAAAGCCTTGGCAGGAGTGATGAAGCACTCGGCTATTACACAAAGTCTCTTGAGATTCGTGAACGACTTGCAGCGTCAGACCCAACGAGTGTATCAGCGCAGCGTGATCTTTCTTTTCAATTATGGAGGATCGGCAACCTGAAGCAGGCCGCAGAAAAATATGCCAAGGCTCTTCAGTATGCCCCTGAGAATCTAACTCTGCTTAGTGATGACATGGAGCTGGCTTGGGTACAAGGTGATGCAGGCCGTTGCCGCCAACGTATCGCTGCACTGGATAAGCTGCTCAAACCGGAAGAAACCGATTACGGCATCGTCCGTTTCTATGCCTGGCTGCTGAATCCAGAAGGATCTTGGCAGTCAGTATTGGCTACCATTAAGCAAATAGGAGAGGGGAAAGACTTCGATTGGAATTTCTGGGCGACCATACCAAAGGTAAAACAATTACCCGACCGCCCCCGCCAGGCCGCCGAGGCATTCATCGAATACTTTGAAGGCAAGAGCAACCTGGAAGAACTCCGGAAAAAACTGGATGCCCTGCCAAAACAGGCGGAAGATTCCCCTGGAAACGGGCAAAAATGA
- a CDS encoding CHAT domain-containing protein, giving the protein MEQTVILLLTANPDDTSRLRIDREIRDIKEGLLRANNRANFTFKSSQAVRVSDLRRAMQQYRPQIVHFSGHGEGADGLCFEDDQGRTQFVEAEALSAFFRLFSAQVQCVVLNACYSQVQAEAIARHIDFVIGMSDSISDKAAIAFSVAFYESLGNGESIESAYKFACTELNLLGLKEEQIPQLIRRGQAAIPTAATYEQFSNRTVFLAECSDDLHTEREQLKICLQQQNVRVLPEELYFFPRTIRHYNRRSGMIWLSQNCTSNS; this is encoded by the coding sequence ATGGAACAGACTGTAATTCTGCTGCTCACAGCCAACCCCGACGATACCTCCAGGTTAAGAATTGATCGAGAAATCAGAGATATTAAGGAGGGACTTCTTCGGGCGAATAATAGAGCGAACTTCACCTTTAAAAGTAGTCAGGCGGTAAGGGTTTCCGATCTGCGCCGGGCCATGCAGCAGTATCGGCCACAGATTGTCCACTTCAGCGGACATGGCGAAGGAGCAGATGGCCTTTGCTTTGAGGATGATCAGGGCAGAACTCAGTTTGTTGAAGCGGAGGCTCTGTCTGCTTTCTTCCGTCTTTTCTCGGCTCAGGTACAGTGCGTTGTTCTTAATGCCTGTTATTCCCAGGTGCAGGCCGAGGCCATTGCCCGGCATATTGATTTTGTCATCGGGATGAGCGACTCTATCTCCGATAAGGCGGCTATCGCCTTTTCCGTGGCTTTTTATGAAAGCCTCGGCAACGGAGAATCCATTGAATCGGCATATAAGTTTGCCTGTACAGAACTCAATCTGCTCGGTCTGAAGGAAGAGCAGATTCCCCAATTGATTCGTCGCGGGCAGGCAGCTATTCCTACCGCTGCTACCTATGAGCAATTCAGCAATCGTACCGTCTTTCTCGCAGAATGCAGTGATGACCTGCATACAGAACGAGAGCAGCTGAAAATCTGTTTGCAGCAACAAAACGTACGTGTCCTGCCGGAAGAGCTCTATTTTTTCCCAAGGACGATCAGGCATTACAACAGGCGATCAGGGATGATTTGGCTCAGTCAGAACTGTACATCCAACTCTTGA